A segment of the Methanobacterium sp. genome:
TGGAAATTGACGGAGACATCTTACTTGGTGGTATCCCTGCCTCCAGGCAACCATTGGCCAGGGCAATGATGAGTTCTCCCACTTCTTTGGGTGAGGCAAAACCAGCAGTGACCCCGGTTGAACGGACCACAAAATCCAAATCATCTTCTATGTTTATCTGGGAACGCTCCACAGATTCGAGAATAGTCTCCTTGACCAGATCAGATACGGATTCATTGGTAAGCTCCACATGCCATACTGTCTCTCCAAAAACTTTTTCACCCTTTTTAGGTGGTCTGATGTCTCGGGTCATTTTTACTGTCTTATCCAGTAAATATGTTCGGCTGGTGTTGAGGTTAGTTGCAGTAAGGATGCACTTGGTGGTGGTGTTTCCCAACTCGACCGACCCCACAATGTAATATTCATCAGGACGCATAATAGCACCATAACCTCGGCCCACAGATTTCTTGGTAAACGGCGCCATTTTAGCTTCTTCAATGGTAATGTATCTGCTTTTTGCAATAACTGGCTTTGGGCCCAAACCTAATAGTTTTTTGATAAATGACAACTTAATACCCCCAATTTCATAATATTAATACAAATTAAGTTTATCGAAAATGAATATAAACATTGTGAATTGATTGTTAAAACAAACTCTTTTTATAGTGAATAAATTAATCACTTCATGATCAACATCCTAATTTAACCAAGTACAAATATCCTGAACACGGCATAAACAAGATATGTGACTAACAATATTATGCCTCCAACTCTGTTCAATTTTCCTTTACCCATTTTTATAAGTGCCATCAATAAAACAGTCACAAATATCATAACCGGAGCATCAAAAGTCAAAGAAAGTGTTTCCACAGGCACACTTAGGATCAGTGCAGGTATTCCAATTCCGATTATAATGTTGAAGGTGTTACTTCCCAGTACTGTACCTATGGAAAGATCATGCAATCCCTTCATGGCTGAAGAAAGGGTGACCACCAGTTCAGGGATACTGGTACCAATGGCTAGTGTAAAGAGCCCCATTATCATCTCAGGTATACCAACAATATGAGCCAGTTCCACTCCACTGTAAACCAGAAGCCTGCAGCCCACAATTAGTCCAATCAATCCCATAACTACAAATGCTATTGATTTTTTGTTTATGGCCTTTTTCGGACCCTCCTGTTTTTCAGGATTTTTAGTTATAGGTTCTGGTTTTATCGGTTCTATCTTGGTTTTTTCATCAGCACTATGTTTCCTTTGTGATTTGATTAAAATCCACATATAAAAACAGTATACTGTAATCATGACTACCGAAGCTATCCAGTTTATGTTCCCAAATAACATGAAAAATATTAGAATTAAAGAACTAATCAGCATCATAAGCCAATCACGAGTTAATCCTTCCTTGTTAGTGCGAATTAACCCTGCTACAGCGGCTGATATACCTAGAATTCCCGCTATATTCCATATGTTTGAACCTATAACGGTCCCCACCCCTATCTCTACACTGCCAGATAAAGAGGCTATCACTGCTGACCCAAATTCCGGAAGAGAAGTTCCAATTGCAGAAGCTGTTACTCCTAAAATTATCTCAGATATTCCTAAAGCTCCACCAATATCAACTAAATTATCAACGAAAAGATCCGCAGATTTTATTACTATTATTAGGGAAATTGCTAATACCCCTAGAAGTGCGACTATTTCAATCAATACATCACCGGAATAAGGTTTCCGTCTGCCATTATAAATATTTTGCTGTCTAAACAGATACGTAGATTATTTAGTAATACTATATTATAATAAATATCTTATTTGAAATATCCTATTTAGGAACTTTATTCAAAAATGAAAAATTCCAATTATCATGCTTACTGTTTATATCATTATTGAGAATATTATTCCAAAGAATAAATAAAAAAAGATTATTAGCAGTTAACTGGTTCTCACCAGTAGTATGGTGCAGGGAGCTGAGTGTACGACTTTTTCTGAAACACTGCCCAGTAAACGTTTGTCCACGATGTTCTTACCGGTTCCCAGGACTATAAGGTCAACACCTTCATCTTCGGCAACCTTCACAATCTCATCTGCAGGACTACCCTCACGCATTACTCCCCTGAATTTTATCATGTAATGTTTGGGTGACTGGAATTCCTGTTTCATACTATCCAGAATTTCTTCACCCTTAGCAGTTAACTCAGTAACCATCATTTCCTTAACCTTTTTAGGAGTTAAAAATGGTACAGAAGTCTCCACCACATAAATACCTATTACTTCAGTTTCTCTTTCCTGAATAATATCCAATGTATGTTCAATTATGGGATCCATGTATTCGCCCATGGTTGCAACCAGTATCTTTTCGTACATTTTTATCACCTATTAAGATAGTATGAATATTCTGATTATAGCATAAGCCATGTAAGTTATCATTAATACTATTCCGCCCCATCTATTTAATTTGCCTTTACCCATTTTTATGAGTGCCATTAACAGAAGGGTTACAAAGATCATAACCGGAGCATCAAAGGTTAAAGAAATTCTATCCACGGGAACATTTAACAGCAAGGCAGGAATTCCAATTCCAATTAGAATATTGAAGGTATTGCTTCCAAGTACAGTTCCCAGTGAAAGAT
Coding sequences within it:
- a CDS encoding universal stress protein, with the translated sequence MYEKILVATMGEYMDPIIEHTLDIIQERETEVIGIYVVETSVPFLTPKKVKEMMVTELTAKGEEILDSMKQEFQSPKHYMIKFRGVMREGSPADEIVKVAEDEGVDLIVLGTGKNIVDKRLLGSVSEKVVHSAPCTILLVRTS
- a CDS encoding calcium/sodium antiporter, producing MIEIVALLGVLAISLIIVIKSADLFVDNLVDIGGALGISEIILGVTASAIGTSLPEFGSAVIASLSGSVEIGVGTVIGSNIWNIAGILGISAAVAGLIRTNKEGLTRDWLMMLISSLILIFFMLFGNINWIASVVMITVYCFYMWILIKSQRKHSADEKTKIEPIKPEPITKNPEKQEGPKKAINKKSIAFVVMGLIGLIVGCRLLVYSGVELAHIVGIPEMIMGLFTLAIGTSIPELVVTLSSAMKGLHDLSIGTVLGSNTFNIIIGIGIPALILSVPVETLSLTFDAPVMIFVTVLLMALIKMGKGKLNRVGGIILLVTYLVYAVFRIFVLG